From the genome of Aerococcus urinaehominis:
GGCCGCTGAGGCGGTCATGATTTCGAAGGGTACCCAATGGTCCTGGTCCTCAAATATGGTAAAGTCAACCAGGTCAGGGTCAATCGCTTGCTTGATTTGCGGCACCAGCTGGCGGTTGATCGCCGTTTTAACCCAGTCATCTTGGCCCCCATTATAAATATAAAAGGGAAGGCCGGCGATTTGATTAGTTTGCCGGGCCAGGTTATGGTCCTTAATATAGGCCCAATACTGGGCTTGGTCGGCTGCCTGGTCAGGGGTCAGGTCTGACTTTATGCTGGCCCCTAGCTTGCCCTGACTCAGTTGGTCTAACTGGGCCTCCAGGTCCAGGGCAGCAATGTACTGGACAGCGGCGGCTAGCCGGTCCCGGTAGCCCGCTATAATCAGGCTGACGGTCATACCACCCATAGAGGTGCCAAAAATCGCCACTTGATCTACCTGGTAGTGGGCCAAAACAGCCTGGGATAACTGGTCAAATTCTTGGCAATTATGGGCTAGGCTGGCCAAGAGGTCGACCTGGGGCTGGTAGTGGTAGCCAGCTGGCCGGCGCTGGCCGTGTAGGTAGGCATCTGGCAAAATGACCTGGAAGCCTTGGCGGGCAAAAGCAATTGCTTGAGGCAGGACAGATTCCTTGGTATTGGTCCAGCCATGGTAGCCAATAATGACCCGGTTAGCCTGGGCCTGGTCCGGATGAACGGACAGGCAGGGAATACCAGCAAAATTTACTTCTTCAATGGTATACATGGTCGTCCTCCCTCCTTACTTACGTGACGGGTCGAGGCGGCCTTCCAACCAGCCCATAAGTAGGTCAGCCACAATGGACATGAGGGCAATAGGGATGACACCGGCCAGGATAATGGCGGTTCCTTCTGAGGCGTTAACCCCGCGTGATAGGATGGAGCCTAGGCCACCAGCCCCCACAAAGGTCCCAATAGTAGCAATCCCAATGGCTGTGATAAAGGCATTGCGGATGCCTCCCATAATAACTGGCATGGCTAAGGGG
Proteins encoded in this window:
- a CDS encoding alpha/beta fold hydrolase, which codes for MYTIEEVNFAGIPCLSVHPDQAQANRVIIGYHGWTNTKESVLPQAIAFARQGFQVILPDAYLHGQRRPAGYHYQPQVDLLASLAHNCQEFDQLSQAVLAHYQVDQVAIFGTSMGGMTVSLIIAGYRDRLAAAVQYIAALDLEAQLDQLSQGKLGASIKSDLTPDQAADQAQYWAYIKDHNLARQTNQIAGLPFYIYNGGQDDWVKTAINRQLVPQIKQAIDPDLVDFTIFEDQDHWVPFEIMTASAAYISKFY